The Deltaproteobacteria bacterium genome segment GGTGACGCTGACCGACATTCGCTCCCACGCGCGTTCGCTGGCGCGGCGCGGACCATTGTCCGCGATCGTCGTGGACTACATGCAACTCATGGACCCGCCACGGGGCGACCGCCGTCCCCGCCATGAGGTTGTGGCGGAACTGTCGCGCGGGCTCAAGAAGCTCGCGAAGGAGATGGACTGCCCTGTCATCGCGCTCTCACAGCTCAACCGGGCCAGTGAGGGCAGGCAGGACAAGCGACCCATCTTGGCCGATCTGCGCGAGTCGGGCGCCGTGGAGCAGGACGCGGACGTGGTGCTGCTGCTGCATGTCGGTGACGAGGACGCGAGCGATATCGACATCCTCGTGGCGAAGAACCGGCACGGGGTCACTGGCCCCGTGCGTTTGACCCGTTCCGGCGAGTTCGCCCGGATCGACCCGCACCACTGGACACCTAGTTACACAACCGAGAGGACAGCCTAATGGCCGCTGAAACCATTATCACCATCGTCGGCAACCTGACAGACGCGCCGGAACTTCGGTTTACGCCGTCTGGCGCTGCGGTGGCCAGTTTCACCGTGGCATCGACTCCACGGACGTTCGACAAGCAATCGCAGGAGTGGCGCGATGGGGAAACGC includes the following:
- a CDS encoding single-stranded DNA-binding protein; translated protein: MAAETIITIVGNLTDAPELRFTPSGAAVASFTVASTPRTFDKQSQEWRDGET